The Candidatus Alcyoniella australis DNA segment ACTCGCCCAACGCCTTCACCTACGGCCACACCCCGCAAAACGCGCGGGTGGTAATCACCCAAGGGTTGATCAAAATCCTCGAGCCCGAGGAGCTGGAGTCGGTGGTGGCCCACGAGCTGGGGCACGCGCGGCATTGGGACATCCTGGTGATGACCCTGGCGAGCATGATTCCCTACATCTTCTATCTGATTTTCCGCTTCGGGTTGAACATCGGCGCGCGATCGCGGCGCAACGGCTTGCCGTTCGTGGTGATGGCGATAGCCAGCTTCGTGCTCTACATCGTCTCGAATTACATCGTGTTGTTCATCAGCCGCTCGCGCGAGTATTACGCCGACCGCTTCGGCGGGGTGGTCACATCCAACCCCAACGCGCTGTCCAGCTCGCTGGTCAAGATCGCCTACGGACTGGCATCGATGGACCCGATTGTGGCCAAGCAGCCCGCTGCCGAGCAGACCAAGTCCCGGCAACGCAGCGAGCGGCTTTCGGCAATGAAATCGATCGGCATCTTCGACCCGGGCAAGGCCACCAACCTGGCGATGGCCTCGTTTCGCGGTCCCAACTCGCTCAACCCCCAGGGCGTGGTCCAGGCCATGCAGTGGGACCTGTGGAACCCATGGGCGCTGTACTACGAGCTGGGCTCGACCCACCCGCTGCCCGCCAAGCGCATTCAGGCCCTGGGCAAGCTCGCCGAACATTTGCACCAACAGCCGCTGGTGCACTTCGACCAGCACAAACCCGAGAGCTTCTGGGACGAGTTCTTCGTCGACCTGCTGTTTAAGTTCGCGCCGATGCTGCTGGCATTAATCGGCGCACTGATCGGCGGTGCGGCCCTGGCGAGCACCGGCAATCCCGGACCCCTGGTCGGGCTGGCAATGCTCGGCTACTCCCTGGGCTATCTTGTTCGGCTGCTGTTCTCCTACCGCGGCGGCGAATATCCGAACATGAGCGTGGCCGCGCTGCTAAGCAGGATCAAGGTCAGCAACGTGCGGCCGGTGCCTTGCACCATGACCGGGCGCGTGATCGGCCGCGGAGTGCCCGGCCTGATCTGGTCCGAGGACATGGTGCTGCAGGATCGTAGCGGATTCATGTTCCTGGACTACCGCCAGCCGCTACGGATAATCGAGTTTCTTTTCGGGCTGTTCCGCACCAAATGGCTGATCGGCCAGGACGTGACCGTCCAGGGCTGGTACCGTCGCGCACCCACCCCGTTTCTGGAGATCAAACAGATCATCACCGCCGATGGCAGGCGCAAGCGCAGCTACGTGTACTACGTC contains these protein-coding regions:
- a CDS encoding M48 family metalloprotease, producing SPNAFTYGHTPQNARVVITQGLIKILEPEELESVVAHELGHARHWDILVMTLASMIPYIFYLIFRFGLNIGARSRRNGLPFVVMAIASFVLYIVSNYIVLFISRSREYYADRFGGVVTSNPNALSSSLVKIAYGLASMDPIVAKQPAAEQTKSRQRSERLSAMKSIGIFDPGKATNLAMASFRGPNSLNPQGVVQAMQWDLWNPWALYYELGSTHPLPAKRIQALGKLAEHLHQQPLVHFDQHKPESFWDEFFVDLLFKFAPMLLALIGALIGGAALASTGNPGPLVGLAMLGYSLGYLVRLLFSYRGGEYPNMSVAALLSRIKVSNVRPVPCTMTGRVIGRGVPGLIWSEDMVLQDRSGFMFLDYRQPLRIIEFLFGLFRTKWLIGQDVTVQGWYRRAPTPFLEIKQIITADGRRKRSYVYYVKWVWAALAFALSFIVGLGLTFFAL